In one window of Azoarcus olearius DNA:
- the glnE gene encoding bifunctional [glutamate--ammonia ligase]-adenylyl-L-tyrosine phosphorylase/[glutamate--ammonia-ligase] adenylyltransferase, with product MLNESAPLPDAVASAAELSRYLARMLASRPWLADRLAASIGAPVDEPAMLAFIAEQGADEARLRPTLRHLRTWVMCHLIVRDLAGLAPLAEVTETMTVLAEVAVRHAHHVLREGLVQRYGAPLSPTGWEQELLVIGMGKLGGRELNVSSDIDLIFIYPEDGDTGGKKVISNFEFFERLGKQLIQALAELTEHGQVFRVDMRLRPNGDSGPLVGSFDMLENYFISQGREWERYAWIKARVLCGERWQELERIARPFVFRKYLDFGAVNAMRELHAQIRREVMRRDRVHNVKLGPGGIREIEFIAQVFQLIRGGRDTELQVRPTLTVLDRLAARGILGADTVGELSRAYDFLRRLEHRLQYLDDAQTHDIPDNDADRALIARAMGFAGFAELDTALAAHREVVSRHFEAVFGDPTDEDHDLTATWAAANDCDRVTAKLAELGYRDAPAAASRLAAIHGSARYQQLPNHIRQRFDALMPRVLEVAAATTDADETLARCLDLLETISRRGAYLALLQQYPQALRRVADLVGISRWAAQYLGRHPILLDELLDDRNHELEPDWVRFRADLSDRLDAIEPDMERQMDLMREQHHAQVFRLLTRDIAGLLSVEKLADHLSALADVMLSLTLPLCWRKIKIRHREAPKFAVISYGKLGGKELGYASDLDIVFLYDDDAPESAEVYSRLAQRTNTWLSSQTAAGMLFETDLRLRPNGDSGLIACSLESFRKYQLESAWVWEHQALTRARCSAGDPAIGEAFERIRCEVLRLPRDLDTLRAEVAAMRRKMRDAHGGKSALFDLKHDRGGLIDVEFLVQYLVLGHAHAHPELTGNLGNIALLHIAAGLGLIPAELAEACADSYRTFRRLQHRQRLNDQPSRVEPEEAAEARKPVEALWSHVFGD from the coding sequence ATGCTCAACGAATCCGCCCCGCTTCCCGATGCTGTTGCCTCCGCCGCGGAATTGTCGCGCTACCTGGCGCGCATGCTGGCGAGCCGCCCCTGGCTTGCCGACCGGTTGGCTGCGAGCATCGGCGCGCCGGTGGACGAACCGGCGATGCTCGCCTTCATCGCCGAACAAGGCGCCGACGAGGCGCGCCTGCGTCCGACCCTGCGCCATCTGCGCACCTGGGTGATGTGCCATCTCATCGTGCGCGACCTCGCGGGGCTGGCCCCGCTCGCCGAAGTCACCGAGACGATGACCGTGCTGGCCGAAGTCGCCGTGCGCCATGCCCACCACGTGTTGCGCGAAGGACTGGTGCAGCGCTACGGCGCCCCGTTGTCGCCTACCGGCTGGGAGCAGGAGCTGCTGGTGATCGGGATGGGCAAGCTCGGCGGACGCGAACTCAATGTGTCGTCCGACATCGACCTGATCTTCATCTACCCGGAAGACGGCGACACCGGCGGCAAGAAGGTGATCAGCAACTTCGAGTTCTTCGAGCGGCTGGGCAAGCAGCTGATCCAGGCGCTGGCCGAACTCACCGAGCACGGCCAGGTGTTCCGGGTAGACATGCGGCTGCGCCCCAACGGCGACTCCGGCCCGCTGGTCGGCAGCTTCGACATGCTGGAGAACTACTTCATCAGCCAGGGCCGGGAGTGGGAGCGCTACGCCTGGATCAAGGCCCGCGTGCTGTGCGGCGAGCGCTGGCAGGAGCTGGAACGGATCGCGCGCCCCTTCGTGTTCCGCAAGTACCTCGATTTCGGTGCGGTGAATGCGATGCGCGAGCTGCACGCGCAGATCCGCCGCGAGGTGATGCGGCGCGACCGCGTGCACAACGTCAAGCTCGGCCCCGGCGGCATCCGCGAAATCGAGTTCATCGCGCAGGTGTTCCAGCTGATCCGCGGCGGGCGCGATACCGAGCTGCAGGTCCGCCCCACGCTGACGGTGCTCGACCGCCTCGCCGCGCGCGGCATCCTGGGCGCCGACACGGTGGGCGAGCTGTCGCGCGCCTACGACTTCCTGCGTCGCCTGGAACACCGGCTGCAATACCTGGACGACGCGCAGACCCACGACATCCCCGACAACGACGCCGACCGGGCCTTGATCGCACGCGCGATGGGCTTCGCCGGCTTTGCGGAACTCGACACCGCGCTGGCGGCGCATCGCGAAGTGGTCAGCCGCCACTTCGAAGCGGTGTTCGGCGACCCCACCGACGAAGACCACGACCTGACCGCCACCTGGGCGGCAGCCAATGACTGCGACCGGGTAACCGCCAAGCTGGCCGAACTCGGTTACCGCGACGCGCCAGCCGCGGCGAGCCGGCTGGCGGCGATCCACGGCAGCGCGCGCTACCAGCAGTTGCCCAATCACATCCGCCAGCGTTTCGACGCCCTGATGCCGCGTGTCCTCGAAGTTGCCGCCGCCACGACGGACGCCGATGAGACACTGGCGCGCTGCCTCGACCTGCTGGAGACCATCAGCCGCCGCGGCGCCTATCTGGCCTTGCTGCAGCAGTACCCGCAGGCGCTGCGCCGCGTTGCCGACCTGGTCGGCATCTCGCGCTGGGCGGCGCAATACCTCGGCCGCCACCCGATCCTGCTCGACGAGCTGCTGGACGACCGCAATCACGAGCTGGAGCCCGATTGGGTGCGCTTCCGGGCCGACCTCTCCGACCGTCTGGACGCCATCGAGCCGGACATGGAGCGCCAGATGGACCTGATGCGCGAGCAGCACCACGCACAGGTGTTCCGGCTGCTGACGCGCGACATCGCGGGCCTGTTGTCGGTGGAAAAGCTGGCCGACCATCTCTCCGCGCTGGCCGACGTAATGCTGTCGCTGACGCTGCCGCTGTGCTGGCGCAAGATCAAAATCCGCCATCGCGAAGCACCGAAGTTCGCGGTGATCAGCTACGGCAAGCTGGGTGGCAAGGAGCTGGGCTACGCCTCCGACCTCGATATCGTCTTCCTCTACGACGACGACGCCCCGGAGTCGGCCGAGGTGTATTCCCGCCTCGCGCAACGCACCAACACCTGGCTGTCGAGCCAGACCGCCGCGGGCATGCTGTTCGAGACCGACCTCCGCCTGCGCCCCAATGGGGATTCGGGGCTGATCGCCTGCTCGCTGGAGTCCTTCCGCAAGTACCAGCTGGAATCGGCCTGGGTGTGGGAACACCAGGCGCTGACGCGCGCCCGGTGCAGCGCAGGCGACCCCGCCATCGGCGAAGCCTTCGAACGCATCCGCTGCGAAGTGCTGCGCCTGCCGCGCGACCTCGACACGCTGCGGGCAGAAGTCGCCGCGATGCGCCGCAAGATGCGCGACGCGCACGGTGGGAAGAGCGCGCTGTTCGATCTCAAGCACGACCGCGGCGGCCTGATCGACGTCGAGTTCCTGGTGCAGTACCTCGTGCTCGGGCACGCCCACGCCCATCCGGAACTCACCGGCAACCTCGGCAACATCGCGCTGCTTCACATCGCCGCCGGGCTGGGCTTGATTCCCGCCGAGCTTGCCGAAGCCTGCGCCGACAGCTACCGCACCTTCCGCCGCCTGCAGCACCGTCAGCGCCTCAACGACCAGCCGTCACGGGTGGAGCCGGAAGAAGCCGCCGAAGCGCGCAAGCCGGTCGAGGCGCTGTGGTCGCACGTGTTCGGAGACTGA
- the gcvH gene encoding glycine cleavage system protein GcvH, whose translation MSTIPNDLKYTKSHEWIRLEADGTLTVGVTDHAQAALGDVVFLELPEAGRVVSAGEACAVIESVKAASDIYAPVAGEVIARNDSVTDAPESVNADAYAAWLFKLKPANAGDTSALLDAAGYATEIAD comes from the coding sequence ATGAGCACCATCCCCAACGATCTCAAGTACACCAAGTCTCACGAGTGGATCCGCCTGGAGGCGGATGGCACCCTCACCGTGGGTGTCACCGACCACGCGCAAGCCGCGCTGGGTGACGTCGTGTTTCTCGAACTGCCGGAAGCCGGCCGGGTTGTCAGCGCGGGTGAAGCCTGCGCCGTGATCGAGTCCGTCAAGGCGGCTTCCGACATCTACGCCCCCGTGGCCGGCGAAGTCATCGCGCGCAACGACAGCGTTACCGATGCCCCGGAGAGCGTGAATGCCGACGCCTACGCCGCGTGGCTGTTCAAGCTCAAGCCCGCCAACGCCGGCGACACCTCGGCGCTGCTCGACGCAGCCGGCTACGCGACCGAAATCGCCGACTGA
- the gcvT gene encoding glycine cleavage system aminomethyltransferase GcvT, translated as MNAPARRTPLYSCHLAAQARLVDFAGWEMPVNYGSQIEEHHAVRRHAGMFDVSHMLALDLTGPDATAWLRRLLANDVAKLRTAGKALYACMLNPTGGVIDDLIVYRLSDNQYRIVVNAGTADKDVQWMRRQIGEMPANVTLTPRRDLAMIAVQGPHAREASWKAFPELRAGSESLPPFSGAQLGDYFVGRTGYTGEDGFEIAVPADKAEAAWAQLLAAGVQPCGLGARDTLRLEAGMNLYGQDMDESTSPLDTGLGWTIDLKDEQRDFVGKTALLAAPATRQVLGLVLEDKGVLRAHMAVFTPDGEGETTSGTFSPTLQRAIAFARLPPGVAAGDTVEVDVRGKRLKARCVKLPFVRNGKALV; from the coding sequence ATGAACGCTCCAGCCAGACGCACGCCTCTTTATTCCTGCCACCTCGCGGCTCAGGCCCGCCTGGTTGATTTTGCGGGCTGGGAGATGCCCGTGAACTACGGTTCGCAGATCGAGGAACATCACGCAGTGCGACGCCACGCCGGCATGTTCGACGTTTCACACATGCTCGCGTTGGACCTGACCGGCCCGGACGCCACGGCGTGGCTGCGTCGCCTGCTGGCGAACGACGTCGCCAAGCTTCGCACTGCCGGCAAAGCCCTCTACGCCTGCATGCTCAATCCGACCGGCGGCGTCATCGACGACCTCATCGTCTATCGCCTGTCAGACAATCAGTACCGCATCGTCGTCAACGCCGGCACGGCCGACAAGGACGTGCAGTGGATGCGCAGACAGATCGGGGAGATGCCGGCCAACGTCACGCTCACGCCACGGCGGGACCTCGCAATGATCGCGGTGCAGGGCCCCCACGCGCGTGAGGCCAGTTGGAAGGCGTTCCCCGAGCTACGTGCCGGCAGCGAAAGCCTGCCGCCCTTCTCCGGCGCCCAACTTGGCGACTACTTCGTGGGGCGCACCGGATATACCGGCGAAGACGGCTTCGAGATCGCCGTGCCGGCCGACAAAGCCGAAGCCGCCTGGGCACAACTCCTGGCAGCAGGCGTGCAGCCCTGCGGGCTGGGAGCACGCGACACCCTGCGGCTCGAAGCGGGCATGAATCTCTACGGCCAGGACATGGACGAGAGCACTTCGCCGCTCGACACCGGCCTGGGGTGGACGATCGACCTGAAGGACGAACAGCGGGACTTCGTGGGCAAGACGGCGCTGCTTGCCGCGCCTGCAACCCGGCAGGTCCTCGGTCTCGTCCTGGAGGACAAGGGTGTTCTGCGCGCCCACATGGCCGTCTTCACCCCTGACGGTGAAGGTGAAACCACCAGCGGCACCTTCTCGCCTACGCTCCAGCGCGCCATCGCCTTCGCCCGCCTCCCGCCCGGCGTCGCGGCGGGCGACACCGTGGAAGTCGACGTGCGCGGCAAGCGCCTCAAGGCGCGCTGCGTAAAACTGCCTTTCGTACGCAATGGCAAGGCGCTGGTCTGA
- a CDS encoding nitrate/nitrite transporter, whose product MDKKSFLQAGHTPTLFAAFMYFDLAFMVWVMLGPLGVQIATDLGLTHAQKGMMVATPVLAGALLRFVMGMLVDHLKPKLTGAIGQVIVIAALAYAWQHGIHSFEETLILGLFLGVAGASFAVALPLASRWYPPEHQGTALGIAGAGNSGTALAALFGPGLAASFGWVNVFGLALIPLGLVFVAYLLMAKDAPECPPPKRLGEYLAVLKDKDAWWFMFFYSVTFGGFVGLASSLTIYFNTQYGLDAKMAGYFTAACVFAGSLVRPIGGNLADRIGGIKSLSVVYIAAAVALGVVSVGLPSSWLALAVFVCAMLSLGMGNGAVFQLVPQRFRKEIGVMTGLVGMAGGVGGFYLASSLGYSKQVSGSYMPGFLIFAGLALAALVGLTAVKRRWRTTWGAPHLTTAKI is encoded by the coding sequence ATGGATAAGAAATCGTTTCTGCAGGCAGGTCATACTCCGACCCTGTTTGCCGCGTTCATGTATTTCGATCTCGCCTTCATGGTGTGGGTCATGTTAGGGCCGCTTGGAGTACAGATCGCGACCGATCTCGGCTTAACCCACGCCCAGAAAGGAATGATGGTGGCGACACCGGTTCTCGCCGGGGCGTTGTTGCGTTTCGTCATGGGCATGCTGGTAGATCATTTGAAGCCAAAGCTGACCGGTGCAATCGGGCAGGTGATCGTCATCGCTGCCTTGGCTTATGCGTGGCAGCATGGCATCCACTCCTTTGAAGAAACCTTGATTCTCGGCCTCTTCCTTGGCGTTGCGGGCGCCTCGTTTGCCGTGGCGTTGCCGCTCGCGTCGCGCTGGTACCCGCCGGAGCACCAAGGGACGGCCTTGGGTATCGCGGGTGCGGGCAACTCGGGAACCGCGCTGGCGGCGCTGTTTGGCCCGGGCCTCGCGGCGAGCTTCGGCTGGGTGAATGTCTTCGGGCTGGCGTTGATCCCGCTTGGCCTGGTCTTTGTTGCATACCTGCTGATGGCGAAGGACGCGCCGGAGTGTCCTCCGCCGAAGCGACTCGGTGAGTATCTGGCTGTCCTGAAAGATAAGGATGCCTGGTGGTTCATGTTCTTCTACAGCGTCACGTTCGGCGGCTTCGTCGGTCTGGCCTCGTCGCTGACGATCTATTTCAATACCCAGTATGGCCTTGACGCGAAGATGGCCGGGTACTTCACCGCCGCATGTGTTTTTGCTGGCAGCCTGGTACGTCCGATCGGGGGCAATCTGGCCGACAGGATAGGGGGCATCAAGTCGCTTTCCGTGGTGTATATCGCTGCGGCGGTCGCCTTGGGCGTGGTTTCGGTTGGATTGCCGAGTTCCTGGCTGGCTCTGGCTGTTTTCGTATGTGCCATGCTGTCCCTCGGCATGGGTAATGGAGCGGTTTTCCAGCTCGTGCCCCAGCGTTTCCGCAAGGAGATCGGCGTAATGACGGGGCTGGTAGGCATGGCCGGCGGTGTGGGCGGTTTCTATCTGGCGTCCAGTCTGGGCTATTCCAAACAGGTGAGCGGATCCTATATGCCCGGCTTTCTGATCTTTGCTGGACTCGCACTCGCAGCCCTCGTCGGCCTGACCGCAGTGAAGAGGCGCTGGCGAACCACGTGGGGCGCCCCGCACCTGACCACCGCGAAGATCTGA
- a CDS encoding SixA phosphatase family protein — translation MDLLLWRHAEAAEGSPDHSRELTERGHRQARRMAEWLHKNRPKKLRVLVSPTVRTRQTAAAFTQDFEIVPALAPDCGVADLIGATGWPDASGAILIVGHQPGLGRLASLLLAGVEADWTIKKGALWWFTNRVRDDETQTVLRTVLPAELA, via the coding sequence ATGGACCTGTTGCTCTGGCGCCACGCCGAAGCGGCCGAGGGCTCGCCCGACCATAGCCGCGAACTGACCGAACGCGGTCACCGCCAGGCGCGCCGGATGGCGGAGTGGCTGCACAAGAACCGCCCGAAGAAGCTACGCGTGCTGGTCAGCCCCACCGTGCGGACCCGCCAGACCGCCGCCGCCTTCACGCAGGACTTCGAGATCGTTCCCGCCCTGGCGCCCGACTGTGGCGTCGCCGACCTGATCGGCGCCACCGGCTGGCCCGACGCCAGCGGCGCCATCCTCATCGTCGGCCACCAGCCGGGATTGGGCCGCCTCGCCTCGCTGTTGCTGGCCGGCGTGGAGGCGGACTGGACGATCAAGAAGGGCGCGCTGTGGTGGTTCACCAACCGGGTCCGCGACGACGAAACCCAGACCGTGCTGCGTACCGTACTGCCCGCCGAACTCGCCTGA
- a CDS encoding CYTH and CHAD domain-containing protein, with protein MSQEIELKLALPPSALPALRRHPLVAGAEREGKAETLDNTYFDTPDLTLKANRVAVRTRLQGRKWLQTVKCAATSSGGLSSRPEWEGPYNGRFDFSAVDHPEAARLLHKHGDKLTPLFSTRFRRETRLYSPREGVRILLMTDSGRIEAGARELPICELELELVEGDPLDLLELACTLARDLPLVPNDISKAQRGYQLFHDQPVTPVRSEPPRLEADAGISEAFRALAFATLRAWQANALAIAEGHEDPEFIHQLRVALRRLRALLRTFAPVLPADFHETWSARLREHAALLAEARDLDVLYTELLEPVRTEEVNRDEIDVHGLAALADDARTEARKHALKGLAKAGEGLAMLEFTAALHRLPDIEGDLASFARERLDRLRKRARRRFDAAADLAPARLHALRIAFKHLRYAVEFFTPLLARKAGARYLAALVKVQDTLGYLNDVDVARARLARWADDIRALQTAAAFVSGWHAPRYARYRRRVLDEARPLLWGRKPW; from the coding sequence ATGAGCCAGGAAATCGAACTCAAGCTCGCACTGCCGCCATCGGCCCTGCCTGCCCTGCGCCGCCATCCGCTGGTGGCCGGGGCCGAGCGCGAGGGCAAGGCGGAAACCCTGGACAACACCTATTTCGACACCCCGGACCTCACGCTGAAAGCCAACCGGGTGGCGGTGCGGACACGGCTCCAGGGTCGAAAATGGCTGCAAACGGTCAAATGCGCCGCCACCTCCAGCGGCGGCCTGTCGTCGCGGCCGGAATGGGAAGGCCCTTACAACGGACGCTTCGACTTCTCGGCGGTCGACCACCCCGAGGCCGCGCGCCTGCTGCACAAGCACGGCGACAAGCTGACTCCGCTGTTCAGCACCCGTTTCCGGCGCGAAACCCGCCTCTACAGTCCGCGCGAAGGCGTGCGCATCCTGCTGATGACCGATAGCGGCCGCATTGAAGCGGGGGCGCGCGAGTTGCCGATCTGCGAACTCGAACTCGAACTCGTCGAGGGCGATCCGCTCGACCTGCTCGAACTCGCCTGCACCCTCGCCCGCGACCTGCCCTTGGTGCCAAACGACATCAGCAAGGCCCAACGCGGTTACCAGTTGTTCCACGACCAGCCCGTCACCCCGGTCCGCAGCGAACCGCCCCGGCTGGAGGCCGATGCCGGTATCAGCGAGGCGTTTCGCGCGCTCGCTTTTGCCACCCTGAGGGCGTGGCAAGCCAACGCACTGGCCATCGCAGAAGGGCACGAGGACCCGGAGTTCATCCACCAGCTGCGCGTCGCCCTGCGCCGCCTGCGCGCCCTGCTGCGCACTTTCGCCCCCGTGCTGCCGGCCGACTTCCACGAGACCTGGAGCGCGCGCCTGCGCGAACACGCCGCGCTGCTAGCGGAAGCGCGCGATCTCGACGTGCTGTACACCGAGTTGCTGGAGCCGGTGCGTACCGAAGAAGTGAACCGCGACGAAATCGACGTTCACGGCCTCGCCGCGCTGGCCGACGATGCACGCACCGAGGCGCGCAAGCACGCCCTGAAAGGACTGGCGAAGGCCGGCGAGGGTCTGGCGATGCTGGAATTCACCGCGGCGCTGCATCGGCTGCCGGACATCGAAGGCGACCTTGCGAGCTTTGCGCGCGAGCGGCTCGACCGGCTGCGCAAGCGTGCGCGCCGGCGCTTCGACGCCGCGGCCGATCTGGCGCCGGCGCGTCTGCACGCGCTGCGGATCGCGTTCAAACATCTGCGCTATGCGGTCGAGTTCTTCACCCCTTTGCTCGCCCGCAAAGCCGGCGCCCGCTACCTCGCCGCACTCGTCAAGGTGCAAGACACGCTGGGCTACTTGAACGATGTCGACGTGGCGCGAGCGCGGCTGGCGCGCTGGGCCGACGACATCCGCGCGCTTCAGACCGCGGCGGCCTTCGTCAGCGGCTGGCATGCGCCGCGCTACGCGCGCTACCGCCGCCGCGTGCTCGACGAAGCCCGCCCGCTGCTCTGGGGCAGGAAGCCGTGGTAA
- a CDS encoding bifunctional protein-serine/threonine kinase/phosphatase, which produces MNQLSVRIGYTSLTGARVANEDFGGYVTPAGAELMDKGILLAVADGLGGHENGREAAERTVRGLLADYYATPATWSVNSSLERVIQSLNQWVLSQARKYRQTAGMATTLSAMVARGTRYYLAHVGDTRIYRLRGGGLEQLTTDHTWAHPELDSVLSRAVGLDSKLSVDFADGDLMVGDVYALMSDGVWATLGDERIRKILEDETDPEAAAAALAMAATRAGSPDNCTALVMKVDGLPPARLPEIIASGSALPLPPPLKPGQVIDGLTVEEVLHHSLVTLLYRVADAQGRQRVLKTLRNGAGDVENCQALVYEEWLARRVVDSRFPEVIDWPGRSHLYYLMSWHEGATLKARLAAGHRFSPAQVVELGGEILRGVGALHRLAIVHRDIKPDNLHLDAHGRLRILDLGVAASDGHAFNEINNPGTPSYMAPELFAGERANEASDLYAVGVTLYELLARRYPYGEIEPFQKPRFGDPVAVTRYRPDTPDWLEAILLKAVAPTPAERFETAEEFLLALELGAHRPLRTPRRRPLMQRDPALGLKLLAVSSVVLNVFLALLLFAR; this is translated from the coding sequence ATGAATCAGCTCAGCGTCCGTATCGGCTATACCTCGCTCACCGGGGCTCGCGTGGCCAACGAGGACTTTGGCGGCTACGTGACGCCGGCGGGCGCCGAATTGATGGACAAGGGCATCCTGCTGGCGGTTGCCGATGGTCTGGGCGGGCATGAGAACGGGCGGGAGGCGGCGGAGCGGACGGTGCGCGGCCTGCTGGCCGATTACTACGCCACGCCGGCGACGTGGTCGGTCAACAGCAGCCTGGAGCGGGTGATCCAGTCGCTGAATCAGTGGGTGCTTAGTCAGGCGCGCAAATACCGCCAGACGGCCGGCATGGCGACGACGCTCTCGGCGATGGTGGCCCGCGGGACGCGCTATTACCTCGCGCACGTGGGCGACACCCGCATCTACCGGCTGCGGGGCGGTGGCCTCGAGCAACTTACTACCGATCACACCTGGGCCCACCCGGAACTCGATTCAGTGCTGTCCCGCGCGGTGGGGCTGGATTCCAAGCTCAGCGTCGATTTCGCAGATGGCGATCTGATGGTGGGCGACGTTTATGCGTTGATGAGCGACGGGGTGTGGGCGACCCTCGGCGACGAGCGTATCCGAAAGATACTGGAAGACGAGACCGATCCCGAGGCAGCTGCCGCGGCCCTTGCCATGGCGGCGACACGCGCGGGATCGCCCGACAACTGCACTGCCCTGGTGATGAAGGTGGATGGGCTTCCGCCCGCCCGATTGCCGGAGATCATCGCGTCGGGAAGCGCGCTGCCGCTACCCCCACCGCTCAAGCCGGGGCAGGTGATCGATGGTTTGACGGTGGAGGAGGTGTTGCACCATTCGCTGGTGACGCTGCTCTATCGCGTGGCAGACGCGCAGGGGCGGCAGCGGGTCCTGAAAACCCTGCGTAACGGTGCGGGCGATGTCGAGAATTGCCAGGCGCTGGTCTACGAAGAGTGGCTGGCGCGGCGTGTTGTCGATAGCCGGTTTCCCGAGGTGATCGATTGGCCGGGGCGGAGCCACCTTTACTACCTGATGAGCTGGCACGAAGGGGCGACGCTGAAGGCACGTCTGGCTGCAGGCCATCGCTTTTCGCCAGCTCAGGTAGTCGAACTGGGTGGCGAAATCCTGCGCGGTGTGGGCGCACTGCACCGCCTCGCCATCGTCCACCGCGACATCAAACCAGACAACCTGCATCTCGACGCCCATGGCAGGCTGCGCATCCTCGATCTGGGCGTTGCGGCGAGCGACGGGCACGCGTTCAACGAAATCAACAATCCGGGCACACCGAGCTACATGGCGCCGGAGCTCTTTGCCGGGGAAAGAGCCAATGAAGCCTCGGATCTGTATGCGGTAGGCGTCACGCTGTACGAACTGCTCGCACGCCGTTATCCCTACGGCGAGATCGAGCCCTTCCAGAAACCCCGCTTCGGGGATCCGGTCGCCGTCACCCGCTACCGGCCGGATACGCCGGACTGGCTCGAAGCGATCCTGCTGAAAGCGGTTGCACCGACTCCCGCCGAGCGATTCGAAACCGCGGAGGAGTTCTTGCTGGCGCTCGAACTCGGCGCCCATCGGCCACTCCGCACGCCGCGGCGGCGCCCGCTGATGCAGCGCGATCCGGCGCTCGGGCTCAAGCTGCTGGCAGTGAGTTCGGTGGTGCTCAACGTCTTTCTCGCGCTTCTGCTGTTCGCGCGCTGA